The following proteins come from a genomic window of Thermoproteus sp.:
- a CDS encoding Mrp/NBP35 family ATP-binding protein: MSNIKVNIRGGSAPPGSLADFLKNVKVKLVTISGKGGVGKSLVTAAVSLGLALKGYKVGVLDGDIYGPTIPKLLGVTNSSLYVDSKTGKIVPVEGPFGVKVVSIDFMLPSEDTAVIWRGALVTQALRDFISQVDWGPLDVLLVDLPPGTGDAPLTIAQSLQGGIDGSIIVTIPSEVSRRIVVKAIDFSRKVQVPIAGIVENMCCFVCPDNGKTYYIFGEGAGKKIAEKAGVPFLGQIPMDPVLSRHLDEGRLHEFLTQDNNTVRHIMSIVDSLASKYAEKFKQQVKEEKPRRVSLMRLPGEEEEGEQ, encoded by the coding sequence ATGAGCAATATAAAAGTCAATATACGCGGCGGATCAGCGCCTCCCGGGTCTCTTGCAGATTTTCTCAAAAACGTAAAGGTGAAGCTCGTCACGATTTCGGGCAAGGGCGGAGTCGGCAAGTCTTTAGTTACAGCCGCGGTGAGTCTCGGCTTGGCTTTAAAAGGCTATAAAGTCGGAGTGCTCGACGGAGATATATACGGGCCCACCATACCGAAGCTGTTAGGCGTCACGAACTCTTCGCTCTATGTGGACTCCAAAACGGGCAAGATCGTGCCCGTTGAGGGGCCCTTCGGCGTGAAGGTAGTCTCCATAGACTTCATGTTGCCCAGCGAGGACACAGCCGTCATCTGGAGGGGGGCCCTCGTCACACAAGCCCTAAGGGACTTCATATCCCAAGTGGACTGGGGGCCTCTGGACGTCCTGTTGGTGGACTTGCCGCCGGGCACTGGCGACGCCCCGTTGACCATAGCGCAGAGCCTACAAGGGGGGATAGACGGCAGCATTATCGTCACCATACCCTCAGAGGTCTCCCGCCGCATAGTGGTGAAGGCCATAGACTTCTCTAGGAAGGTGCAGGTGCCCATCGCGGGGATAGTCGAGAATATGTGTTGTTTCGTCTGTCCGGACAATGGCAAGACTTACTACATCTTCGGCGAGGGGGCGGGCAAGAAAATAGCCGAAAAGGCCGGCGTGCCGTTCTTAGGGCAGATACCCATGGACCCCGTGCTCTCGAGGCATCTCGACGAGGGGAGGCTCCACGAGTTCCTAACTCAAGACAATAATACCGTAAGGCACATCATGTCTATAGTCGACTCGTTGGCGTCTAAATACGCCGAGAAGTTTAAACAACAAGTTAAAGAGGAGAAGCCCAGGAGGGTTTCGCTCATGAGACTGCCGGGTGAGGAGGAAGAGGGCGAGCAGTAG
- the glyA gene encoding serine hydroxymethyltransferase, which produces MAHYPEDVKKIVDILVEHNLWRRRDSVNLIAAENVMSPLAELVYLNDLMGRYAEGTIGKRYYRGTKYVDMLEDLLSRGFAEALGARYVDVRPISGTIANLAAFHGLAPEGGVLASLPTRAGGHISHNQVGGPKALKFKVVELPWDLENFNIDVDRARKVIEENRPNIVVVGASLYLFPHPIREIAEAAHAVGSYVVHDSAHVFGLILGGKFPNPLKEGADVTTSSTHKTFPGPQGGLIASNLSDEVNESIARAVFPVFTSNYHTHRYAATYVTLAEMKEFGAQYAEQIVRNAKALAEALHERGFNVVAEGLGFTRTHQVAVDVSKLGGGESVSKLLEDANIIVNKNMLPWDKSAVKPSGIRLGVQEVTRWGMGVDEMREIADFFKAVLLDGVEPRKVAERVREFRREFLEVKFGYNLDGDVAKRVLDSIGIRL; this is translated from the coding sequence ATGGCGCATTACCCCGAAGACGTCAAAAAGATTGTAGACATCCTTGTGGAGCACAACCTCTGGCGGCGTAGGGATTCCGTGAACCTCATAGCCGCCGAAAACGTCATGTCGCCGCTTGCAGAATTGGTGTATCTTAACGACCTAATGGGCAGATACGCCGAGGGTACAATAGGCAAGCGATATTACAGAGGCACTAAATATGTTGACATGTTGGAGGACTTGTTGTCTAGAGGATTCGCCGAGGCGCTCGGAGCTCGTTACGTCGACGTAAGGCCTATATCCGGCACCATAGCCAACCTGGCGGCCTTCCACGGCCTGGCGCCAGAAGGCGGCGTCTTGGCCTCCCTCCCCACACGCGCCGGAGGCCACATCAGCCACAACCAAGTGGGCGGCCCCAAGGCCCTTAAGTTCAAGGTCGTCGAGCTACCCTGGGACCTCGAAAACTTCAATATAGATGTGGATAGGGCGAGGAAGGTAATAGAGGAGAACAGGCCCAATATCGTGGTGGTGGGCGCCTCTCTTTACCTATTTCCACATCCAATAAGAGAAATAGCGGAGGCGGCGCACGCCGTGGGCTCCTATGTGGTCCACGACTCTGCTCACGTCTTCGGGCTGATCCTAGGCGGGAAGTTCCCGAACCCCCTCAAGGAGGGGGCCGACGTAACTACCTCATCTACCCACAAGACGTTCCCAGGGCCCCAGGGAGGCCTTATAGCGAGCAATTTAAGCGACGAGGTCAACGAATCGATAGCGAGAGCCGTCTTCCCCGTCTTCACCTCCAACTACCATACCCACAGATATGCCGCCACCTATGTGACTCTAGCGGAGATGAAGGAGTTCGGGGCCCAATACGCCGAACAGATAGTAAGGAACGCCAAGGCCCTGGCGGAGGCCCTACACGAGAGGGGGTTCAACGTGGTGGCGGAGGGCTTGGGCTTCACGAGGACGCACCAAGTGGCCGTGGACGTCTCCAAGCTGGGCGGCGGCGAGTCCGTCTCAAAGCTACTTGAGGACGCCAACATAATTGTTAACAAGAACATGTTGCCTTGGGACAAAAGCGCCGTCAAGCCCAGCGGGATTAGGTTGGGAGTGCAGGAGGTCACTAGGTGGGGCATGGGCGTAGACGAGATGCGGGAAATAGCGGACTTCTTCAAGGCCGTCTTGTTGGACGGCGTGGAACCGCGTAAAGTGGCCGAGAGGGTTAGGGAATTCAGACGGGAGTTCTTGGAGGTAAAATTCGGCTATAATTTAGATGGAGATGTAGCCAAGAGGGTTTTAGACAGTATAGGGATTAGGCTCTAG
- a CDS encoding SDR family oxidoreductase, translating to MVKGKVAIVTAASRGIGKGIARVLAREGARLVIASRDRDRIVKAAEEIKAETGAEVIPVAADLTVREDVRRIVSTAVEKFNAVDILVYNTGPPKPGTFLELSEEDWDYAVKLLLMSAVWLTKDVLPYMMERRWGRLIYITSLTLKRPLPNLTLSNVVRLSIAGLVKTLSYQLAPYNVLVNGVLQGYVETERTRSLAEDRSRREGKPVEEILKSMAAEIPLGRMAKPEEIGELVAFLASDRASYITGSLITIDGGYVQCL from the coding sequence ATGGTTAAGGGGAAGGTTGCTATAGTCACGGCGGCCAGTAGGGGTATAGGCAAGGGGATAGCTAGGGTACTGGCCAGAGAGGGGGCTCGGCTGGTCATAGCGTCTCGAGATCGGGATAGGATCGTTAAGGCGGCGGAGGAGATAAAGGCCGAGACAGGCGCCGAGGTGATCCCCGTGGCGGCCGACTTGACTGTTAGAGAGGACGTGAGGAGGATCGTCTCGACTGCAGTCGAGAAGTTTAACGCGGTGGACATATTGGTGTACAACACAGGGCCCCCCAAGCCGGGGACGTTTCTCGAATTATCGGAGGAGGACTGGGACTATGCGGTGAAGTTATTACTGATGAGCGCAGTCTGGCTCACAAAAGATGTCCTGCCCTACATGATGGAGAGGCGATGGGGCCGCCTCATCTATATAACCTCCTTGACGCTAAAAAGGCCGTTGCCCAACTTGACTCTCTCAAATGTGGTCAGGTTAAGCATAGCAGGGCTCGTGAAGACTTTGAGCTACCAACTGGCGCCCTATAACGTGCTGGTGAACGGCGTGTTACAAGGCTACGTGGAGACTGAACGCACGAGGTCTCTGGCGGAAGATAGGTCTAGGCGCGAGGGCAAGCCCGTCGAGGAGATCCTTAAGTCTATGGCGGCCGAGATACCGTTGGGCAGAATGGCAAAGCCGGAGGAGATAGGCGAGCTTGTCGCATTCTTGGCCTCCGACAGGGCATCTTACATCACGGGGTCGTTGATAACAATAGATGGCGGCTACGTCCAATGCCTCTAG
- a CDS encoding cytidine deaminase — protein sequence MESLIEKAREALKNAYAPYSKFRVGAAVLTKSGKIYTGANVENASYGLTVCAERVAVFKAVSEGDRDIEAVAVVVESEEPVAPCGACRQVIAEFNPNALVIMATADGRKVVTANLKDLLPMAFRGDALKP from the coding sequence ATGGAGAGCCTTATCGAGAAGGCTCGAGAGGCGCTTAAAAACGCCTATGCGCCCTACTCGAAGTTCAGAGTGGGCGCGGCGGTGTTGACTAAAAGCGGTAAGATATACACAGGGGCCAATGTGGAAAATGCCAGCTATGGCTTGACTGTATGTGCCGAGAGGGTCGCCGTGTTTAAGGCGGTGTCGGAGGGAGATAGAGACATAGAGGCAGTCGCCGTGGTTGTAGAGTCGGAGGAGCCCGTAGCTCCCTGCGGCGCATGTAGGCAGGTCATAGCGGAGTTCAACCCCAACGCGCTTGTGATAATGGCCACTGCAGACGGGAGGAAGGTAGTCACAGCCAACTTGAAGGACCTCTTGCCTATGGCCTTTAGGGGCGACGCGTTAAAGCCCTAG
- a CDS encoding cyclic pyranopterin monophosphate synthase MoaC, which yields MMVDISAKSDVERYAEGFAIADVKNVGACLAYGPRSVKAAYRYIPLLHPLPLFASATCGNDLVEVKAWTTWKTGVEMDALFGALVGSIAAGATDIRKLGVAVKVKGVGLRLEEGPAPPAKVERPDLGYIIRSSGYIHLTSTEPIKSGALEKGDPICAAKITAPLNAKRLCEILPIDCVKLEYANSRIEVGSDYVFMEVVLKGRDASPSLEALFATGTALLAIWDMVKKYEKDEKGQYPNTYIELGL from the coding sequence ATGATGGTCGACATATCCGCCAAAAGCGACGTCGAAAGGTACGCCGAAGGCTTCGCGATAGCCGACGTGAAGAATGTAGGTGCGTGTTTGGCCTACGGTCCCCGTTCCGTCAAGGCGGCGTATAGGTATATACCCTTACTACATCCGCTACCTCTATTCGCCTCAGCTACATGTGGGAACGACTTGGTGGAGGTCAAGGCGTGGACGACCTGGAAGACAGGCGTGGAGATGGACGCCCTTTTCGGCGCGTTGGTGGGCTCCATAGCGGCCGGTGCCACCGACATAAGAAAGTTGGGCGTGGCCGTCAAGGTCAAAGGCGTCGGGCTCAGGTTGGAGGAGGGGCCGGCCCCCCCAGCTAAAGTGGAGAGGCCCGATTTAGGCTACATAATTAGGTCGTCAGGATATATACATTTGACCTCGACAGAGCCCATAAAGTCAGGCGCCTTGGAGAAGGGAGACCCGATATGTGCGGCGAAGATAACCGCTCCCCTCAACGCCAAAAGGCTCTGCGAAATCCTGCCGATAGATTGCGTCAAGCTGGAATACGCCAATAGCAGGATAGAAGTTGGGAGCGACTACGTCTTTATGGAGGTCGTACTGAAGGGCAGAGACGCCTCGCCGAGCCTAGAGGCCCTATTCGCCACAGGCACGGCCCTACTGGCGATATGGGATATGGTGAAGAAATACGAGAAGGACGAAAAGGGCCAGTACCCCAACACCTATATAGAGCTAGGGCTTTAA
- a CDS encoding winged helix-turn-helix domain-containing protein, with the protein MPNDVKVKYRIWVEWNGNQIIGPGIYDILKAIDETGSIASAARKLGFSYKFIWTYLKKLEDILQVPLVQSKRGGRERGKTELTEIGQLLLKHYEELSAEINRLIPTWEAKFQEVVNSLDRYRAEVGSEGSEEGEEELPFYSEEE; encoded by the coding sequence GTGCCTAATGACGTTAAGGTGAAGTACAGGATCTGGGTCGAGTGGAACGGCAACCAGATCATAGGGCCGGGGATATACGATATATTGAAGGCCATCGACGAGACGGGCTCTATAGCTTCTGCCGCTAGGAAGCTTGGCTTTTCATATAAATTTATCTGGACATACCTAAAGAAATTAGAAGATATACTGCAAGTTCCTTTAGTCCAATCTAAGAGGGGTGGGCGCGAGAGGGGGAAGACCGAGCTGACAGAGATAGGGCAACTACTACTGAAACACTACGAAGAGCTGAGCGCCGAGATCAACAGGTTAATCCCCACCTGGGAGGCCAAATTCCAGGAGGTGGTGAATTCTTTAGATAGATACAGGGCGGAGGTCGGCTCAGAGGGGAGCGAGGAAGGTGAGGAGGAACTTCCGTTCTACAGCGAGGAGGAATAA
- the moaA gene encoding GTP 3',8-cyclase MoaA yields the protein MLFDKFGRPFLKLRVVVNDVCNFSCIFCHFEGQQRGIGRRLDADDYGFLVDVLSKMGVRDYKITGGEPLLRSDVVDIVRKMNRSGVDISMTTNGFRLAEMAVELAEAGLRRINVSLHSTDPAKFSKVTGVPKGWFFKVVDGIIAASKTGMKVKLNVVVLKDINDDKSSLKSILKFASAVGASVQLIELMPVGLGVKAFGDLYAPIDDVVQMLESMGARPVYTRKDLHNRPILNLAGVNIEIVKNWNNPYFCAGCTTMRLTSDGKLKPCLYKEATADLYGPIKERNAEKIYDIVARVVYAREPTFKVHYSSSL from the coding sequence GTGCTGTTCGACAAATTCGGGAGGCCTTTCCTCAAGTTGAGAGTCGTCGTAAATGACGTCTGTAACTTCTCCTGTATTTTTTGCCATTTTGAAGGGCAACAAAGAGGAATTGGGAGGCGCCTCGATGCCGACGATTACGGGTTCCTCGTAGATGTTTTGTCCAAGATGGGAGTGCGGGACTACAAAATCACAGGGGGCGAGCCCCTTCTGAGGAGCGACGTAGTGGATATCGTGAGGAAAATGAACAGAAGCGGCGTCGATATTTCGATGACCACTAACGGCTTCAGGCTCGCCGAGATGGCAGTAGAGCTCGCCGAGGCGGGCCTCCGGAGGATAAATGTATCCCTACATTCGACAGACCCGGCTAAGTTCTCTAAGGTGACCGGCGTGCCTAAAGGCTGGTTTTTCAAGGTGGTCGACGGGATAATTGCCGCGTCTAAGACGGGCATGAAGGTGAAATTAAACGTGGTCGTCCTGAAGGACATAAACGACGACAAGAGCTCCTTGAAGTCAATACTTAAGTTCGCGTCGGCGGTGGGGGCCTCGGTGCAATTGATAGAGCTCATGCCTGTCGGCCTTGGAGTTAAGGCGTTCGGGGACCTATATGCGCCAATAGACGACGTGGTTCAGATGTTGGAGAGCATGGGCGCCAGGCCCGTTTATACTAGGAAGGACCTACACAACAGGCCCATCTTGAATCTAGCCGGCGTGAACATAGAAATCGTGAAGAATTGGAACAACCCCTACTTCTGCGCTGGATGCACCACAATGAGGCTCACAAGCGACGGTAAGCTTAAGCCTTGCCTATATAAAGAGGCTACGGCGGACCTCTACGGCCCCATCAAGGAGAGAAACGCCGAAAAGATATACGACATAGTAGCGCGCGTAGTTTATGCCAGAGAGCCCACATTTAAGGTGCATTATTCCTCCTCGCTGTAG
- a CDS encoding serine/threonine-protein kinase, producing MSFFLFNRRVSYRAATPPIGWLNSWLGGKYYVEDVVGVGGFSYVLKVASGKQKFAAKVLRYVDDRGVPLASSWDVIKIFGQEMNRYLEVLSEYVVRAYEVSIPSAEYRSIDDYMKNPPYMILEYMEGGSLREYLVERKTLSIDEFIRIFIQIVRGINDIHRNNLVHLDIKPENIMFKDRERTRVKIGDLGIAKLAVGKAVAASYLSPAYAAPEVFRSQMGSKASDIYSLGCVMYESLTGINPQSFVLNGYEIPPPDRYRPEIPPWLSALIMSTLSQKPEARPTAEQILAVLENYLNNTDAVR from the coding sequence ATGAGTTTCTTTTTATTTAATAGGAGAGTGTCCTATAGAGCCGCAACGCCGCCTATAGGCTGGCTGAACTCGTGGCTCGGCGGCAAGTACTATGTGGAGGATGTGGTGGGCGTTGGGGGATTTAGCTACGTCCTGAAGGTGGCTTCAGGTAAGCAGAAATTTGCCGCTAAGGTCTTGAGGTACGTCGACGATAGGGGGGTTCCTCTGGCGTCAAGTTGGGATGTCATCAAGATTTTTGGACAGGAGATGAATAGATATCTGGAGGTCCTGTCTGAATATGTCGTCAGAGCCTACGAGGTGTCTATACCGTCAGCCGAATATAGGTCGATAGACGATTATATGAAGAACCCGCCGTATATGATACTGGAATATATGGAGGGAGGATCCCTTAGGGAATATTTAGTGGAGCGGAAAACCCTTTCTATAGATGAATTTATAAGGATATTTATACAGATAGTAAGAGGTATAAACGATATTCATCGGAACAATTTAGTTCATTTAGATATAAAGCCAGAAAATATTATGTTTAAGGATAGGGAGAGAACTAGGGTGAAGATCGGTGATTTGGGCATAGCGAAGTTGGCTGTGGGGAAGGCGGTAGCCGCGTCGTACTTATCGCCCGCATATGCGGCCCCCGAGGTCTTTCGTAGCCAGATGGGCTCTAAGGCCTCAGACATATATTCGTTGGGTTGCGTCATGTATGAAAGCCTTACTGGGATAAATCCGCAGTCGTTTGTGCTTAATGGGTACGAGATTCCTCCGCCTGATAGATATAGGCCAGAGATCCCGCCGTGGCTTTCAGCGCTAATAATGTCGACTTTGTCTCAAAAGCCCGAGGCCAGACCCACTGCTGAGCAGATCTTGGCTGTTTTAGAGAATTACTTAAATAATACGGA